A segment of the Pseudomonas versuta genome:
CGGCTGAGGCATTCCCGCGAACCAATTTCACCTTTGACCCATTGATCTTCGATCGCTTCCCAGCTGGGGTCGGCGAAGCGTTGAAGAATGTTGTCGATGACATCGGTACGGGTGATGGTCCCGTCGAAATCACACACGATATGCCATTGCATCATCTGCATTGTCCTGTTGTGGAGAAGCGCACTTTGCGCATATACGGGACAGAGCATGGACTGTGCCAACTTGCCAAAGCCCCGTGGGCCGGGGCTTTGGCAATGGGGTGCGGTAAAAAGGCAGCAGCAAGCTACAATTTTTGTAGCTTGCTACAAACAACATCAGTGCTTGCGTCGAGTGTTCAAAAAATGGATTTATGCGCGCATGAATTTTTATGGAAGTTTCGTAATGAAAACCTCAGCGCCTGTTTTTATGTTTCTCACATTGTTGAGTGTTGGTGCTGGGGCACATGCTGCGGATGGTCCCAGTGGAGAAGTCGGGGTCGGGATTGGCTATCAGCCGTCCGATCCAAGTGGCAGTCGCTATCAGACGGTGCCGTTGCCGTATTTTGATGTGGACTGGGGCGATGTCAGCCTTGATACCGACGATGGCCTTACCTGGAGCGCCTTAAAGACGGATGGCTGGAGTGCGGGGCCCTTTATCAATTACTTGTCGGGGCGTAACGCCAACGGTTCGCTGCGAGGATTGCGCGATGTATCGGATATGGCCCTGCTGGGCGGCTTTGTGCAATACAGCCCTGCCGAGTTCTGGCGTGTGTATGCGCAACTGGGCCAGGCCGTAGGCGGTAGCGGCGGGCAGGGCGGGTTACTGGGCCAAGTGGGCGGTGAGCTGGGTTATCCCCTGGGACTAGGGATTATTGGCAGCAGCCAGTTGGCGGCGCACTTTGCAGATGGTCGGCAAATGTCCACTTTCTTTGGCGTCAGCGCCAGTGAAGCCCAGGCTTCAGGGATCTCTGCCTATCACGCCAGCGGTGGCTTCCAGAATGTGACGCTGACCCAGAACGTTGAATTCCCGCTGGCGCAGCATTGGTCGCTGGTGGCCAGCGTCAGCTGGGTTCGCCTGGTGGGTTCGGCGGCCGACAGCAGCATCGTCAGAGAGCAAGGCGATGTGAATCAGGGCTCGGTGCAGACCGCGGTCAGTTATAAATTCTAAAGCACAGGCACCCTTGTTTTTGAGGGGGCCGGCATGCCGGCTCCCTCAGGTGTGCGGTCGATCTCTCAGTGCTCCGGCTCGCCGTCAGCCAGCAAGGCAATTCCGCCAATGATCACCGCCACGCCCACCCAGTGCAGTGTGCTGATGTGCTCGCCCAGGCCCAGCCATGACCCCAGCAACACGCCTACGAATACCAGCGAACTCAGTGGAAATGCCAGCGACAGACTGCTGCGGCGCAATATCAGCATCCATACGAAAAATGCCCCGATATAGCAGGCAATGGCTGCCCATACCCCGGGGTTCAGCATGACGTCTTGCAGCCATTGCAGGGTGAAATCCATATTGCCCAACTGATCGCCACCGACTTTGGTCGCAATCTGCCCAGCGCTTTCGAGGATGATCAGCAGAGCCCACAGTACAACGGTGCCCAGACGGCCATGCAGCCATCCATTATGTGGCTGATTCATCGGTTCAGTGTTTTGCATGATTTATCTCCTAAGCTCCGGCGATGCAGACCAGCAACACGCCGAGGGTAATCACCAGAGTGCCCATCCAGCGGCGACGGCTGACGTGCTCGCCAAGAAACACCTTGCCGGCGTAGACCACTCCGCAATACGCCAGCGCCGCGGCCGGAAATAACAAACTCAGCGGTGCCCGCGACAACGCTTCGAGCCAGATGAAAAACTCGATCACGTAGGCGCCGATGCCCGCCCACAGCATGGGCGCCTGGAAGACTTGGCCCCAGAAGGCATTCAGGCGAAAGCCGCCTTCGAGTTCGGGTAACCGGTCGAGGCCGATTTTGAAACACAGTTGGCCGATCACATCGAGCACGATAGAAAACGCCACTAGCGCAATAACAATCAAAGTCACGGGAACAGTTCCTCAAACAGTGAAATAAGGGCTTTGTTGGTGGTGGAGTTGCGCAGCAAGTCGGCTTCACTCCAGCGCTCTGGTGCAGGCTGATCGGACCTGGCCTCCCAGCGTTTGAGCAGGTTGCGGTGGGGCGCCCTGGCGAACTCGCCGCATACATCGATTCCCAGTACCCGCTTGCTGGCAGCCAGAGCACGGATGGCATGCAGCAAGTGGGTAAGGCGCATGCCGCCCTGATCCCAATTGGTGGCAGCGTCTTCGCTGGCCAGCACGTCTTTGTCGATGGTGATCCACACGGCGGGGGTTGGCAGGCTCTGGATCAGGTCGTCGATAAAGGTTGGCCAGTCCAGATCGGCCAGGTTGCGCCAGTGCAGATGATTTTCGTGTTGCTCATGGCCCGCGCCATCGCCGATTCGGCCCCAGACTTTGGTGGGCGCGTGTTGCCAGGGGAACAATTGCAGAGCCCCGCTGCGCAAGGCCCCCAGGTTGGCGCCCTTGAACTGCGGACTTTGCAGGTCATCGCTGCAGGGGCCAAGGGTGACGATACGCTGGATGTTTGGCAGCTTCAGGGCCCGGTTGATCCATGAACCGCAATGCC
Coding sequences within it:
- a CDS encoding MipA/OmpV family protein; translated protein: MKTSAPVFMFLTLLSVGAGAHAADGPSGEVGVGIGYQPSDPSGSRYQTVPLPYFDVDWGDVSLDTDDGLTWSALKTDGWSAGPFINYLSGRNANGSLRGLRDVSDMALLGGFVQYSPAEFWRVYAQLGQAVGGSGGQGGLLGQVGGELGYPLGLGIIGSSQLAAHFADGRQMSTFFGVSASEAQASGISAYHASGGFQNVTLTQNVEFPLAQHWSLVASVSWVRLVGSAADSSIVREQGDVNQGSVQTAVSYKF
- a CDS encoding EamA family transporter, with product MQNTEPMNQPHNGWLHGRLGTVVLWALLIILESAGQIATKVGGDQLGNMDFTLQWLQDVMLNPGVWAAIACYIGAFFVWMLILRRSSLSLAFPLSSLVFVGVLLGSWLGLGEHISTLHWVGVAVIIGGIALLADGEPEH
- a CDS encoding transporter; this encodes MTLIVIALVAFSIVLDVIGQLCFKIGLDRLPELEGGFRLNAFWGQVFQAPMLWAGIGAYVIEFFIWLEALSRAPLSLLFPAAALAYCGVVYAGKVFLGEHVSRRRWMGTLVITLGVLLVCIAGA
- a CDS encoding arginase; this encodes MNILDLDHSLTAQAPIALRLADGRATCLDLLELGPKLRLWSSERNYQRFIKALQNRPERPAHKPEIFFVGSGDYHHLTPALLADLAEPVTLIHFDNHPDWVRFAPRRHCGSWINRALKLPNIQRIVTLGPCSDDLQSPQFKGANLGALRSGALQLFPWQHAPTKVWGRIGDGAGHEQHENHLHWRNLADLDWPTFIDDLIQSLPTPAVWITIDKDVLASEDAATNWDQGGMRLTHLLHAIRALAASKRVLGIDVCGEFARAPHRNLLKRWEARSDQPAPERWSEADLLRNSTTNKALISLFEELFP